Proteins encoded by one window of Culicoides brevitarsis isolate CSIRO-B50_1 chromosome 2, AGI_CSIRO_Cbre_v1, whole genome shotgun sequence:
- the LOC134829981 gene encoding uncharacterized protein LOC134829981 — translation MGNSLCKSQPPNRSRNPFEELWAGCTNFCSCPSGISSPRNHHWKKQTINPQTPYLGSHTSATKWHQASTLTCNQPLRQNHPSCFDKAPVPPPRKKRTLQRSRSYEDVVDVKLVKKDGFKDVFGEPVALERQRTSASHNHIYHLDETESNKSGNSLKIGNKKSDKFFGENLSDSLSNERYSPEAAGILSATQKDELDMFVEKNVSKVDQDRNSDVEERLSDSLNKKAAFLMTMLDESPDKKKFPEPDDDDEERYRGMIPVEEEIIVPKRKITKCICDETDHLLHHLRHGECHKHTHKHEIEENPDELKKLIEKKDVATETPPIKPKRDLNLYRKSLDLEDEILKKDEKTSPEEEIPDVPMRRGKQVQNLMEQLVQHTLPHYMDIVEDNLHSCIDGSAAVSEKISKLKERKISKVSNSEQPTTPVVEEKVVLGCRDVTISPLHFNEERKSTSPVEVLTEKESVEKEKSPEKSLEKEKSPEKSPEREIIQEKVEKLVETEPKKVTEASPEPKSDPKPVEDEEKIRPEKKMSVRLQDDGVNQLEELIRHQQFNTTEDVINEIYKNQTNIVYEFQRFLEDELNKEENAAKLEKVKSTNDELLENQSLDLVSNSTASETSSEASTIKNLSDNESDIHPSNYKLRRESVDDLDKWFAQDSQFPNLADTHFDLVSTDSSSDNASTVRAISSSSEDEADQYPELLRNRHLKKTKELENRRESIEDVDNWFTQHLDVPNVNLSQSLVNEDAKKAEFSNYDGKLYPFGQPRERQMSLTDEFFAIEAAEEAKNRQKGVRRSNSESSYQ, via the exons atGGGTAACTCTTTATGTAAGTCTCAACCACCAAATCGATCCCGAAATCCCTTTGAGGAACTGTGGGCTGGATGCACAAAT ttttgcaGCTGTCCCTCGGGCATTTCGTCACCGCGAAACCATCATTGGAAGAAACAAACGATAAATCCACAAACGCCGTATTTGGGTTCTCATACTTCTGCGACAAAATGGCATCAAGCTTCGACCTTGACATGTAACCAACCGCTGCGACAAAATCATCCGAGCTGTTTTGACAAGGCTCCGGTTCCGCCGCCACGTAAAAAGAGGACTTTGCAACGTTCGCGCAGCTACGAGGATGTGGTCGATGTCAAATTAGTGAAGAAAGATGGCTTTAAAGATGTCTTCGGGGAACCAGTGGCTCTCGAACGACAACGTACCTCAGCCAGTCACAATCATATTTATCACTTGGACGAAACGGAAAGCAATAAAAGtggaaattcattaaaaattggaaataaaaaGTCAGATAAATTCTTTGGAGAAAATTTATCTGACTCGTTGTCGAATGAACGTTACTCACCTGAAGCTGCTGGAATCCTATCTGCCACGCAAAAAGATGAATTGGACATGTTTGTCGAGAAAAACGTCTCAAAAGTGGATCAGGATCGCAATTCTGACGTCGAAGAACGTTTAAGTGAcagtttaaacaaaaaagctGCCTTTTTGATGACCATGCTCGATGAAAGTCCCGACAAGAAAAAGTTCCCGGAGcccgatgatgacgacgaggaACGTTATCGCGGCATGATTCCCGTTGAGGAGGAAATTATCGTGCCCAAACGAAAAATCACAAAGTGCATTTGTGACGAAACCGACCATTTATTGCATCATTTGCGACACGGCGAGTGCCACAAACACACTCACAAGCACGAAATCGAAGAAAATCCGGACGAGTTGAAGAAATTGATCGAGAAAAAGGATGTCGCGACAGAAACTCCGCCAATTAAACCGAAGCGCGACTTGAATTTGTACCGAAAAAGTCTCGATTTGGAAGATGAAATACtgaaaaaggatgaaaaaacGTCTCCGGAGGAAGAAATTCCAGATGTTCCCATGCGTCGCGGGAAACAAGTGCAAAATTTGATGGAACAACTTGTGCAACACACACTTCCGCATTACATGGATATCGTTGAGGACAACTTACATTCGTGCATTGATGGCTCCGCTGCTGTTTCCGAGAAGATTTCCAAGCTAAAGgaacgaaaaatatcaaaagtgaGCAATAGTGAACAACCAACGACACCCGTTGTGGAGGAAAAAGTCGTTTTGGGATGTCGCGATGTGACAATTAGCCCTTTGCACTTCAATGAGGAACGAAAATCGACCTCGCCGGTAGAGGTTTTGACAGAAAAAGAGTCGGTTGAGAAAGAAAAATCTCCTGAAAAGTCCTTGGAAAAGGAAAAATCGCCGGAAAAGTCTCCAGAAAGGGaaataattcaagaaaaagttgaaaaattagtcGAAACGGAACCAAAGAAGGTCACAGAAGCATCTCCCGAGCCAAAATCCGATCCAAAACCCGTCGAAGATGAGGAAAAAATCCGTCCCGAGAAGAAAATGTCGGTTCGTCTCCAAGACGATGGTGTTAATCAACTCGAAGAGCTCATCCGGCATCAGCAATTCAACACAACGGAAGACGTGATCAACGAAATTTACAAGAACCAAACCAACATCGTCTACGAATTCCAAAGATTCCTCGAAGATGAGCTCAATAAGGAAGAAAATGCCGCCAAACTCGAAAAAGTCAAGTCCACGAACGACGAATTGCTCGAAAATCAATCTCTTGACTTGGTGTCCAACAGCACCGCAAGCGAAACTTCTTCTGAAGCGTcaaccatcaaaaatttatcggaCAACGAGAGCGATATCCATCCCAGCAACTACAAATTACGTCGCGAAAGTGTCGACGATCTCGACAAATGGTTCGCGCAAGACTCGCAATTTCCCAATTTGGCTGATACGCATTTCGATCTTGTTAGCACGGACAGCAGCAGTGACAACGCATCCACCGTGCGTGCCATTTCATCGTCCTCCGAAGACGAGGCGGATCAGTATCCGGAATTGTTGCGCAATCGACACCTGAAGAAGACGAAAGAGCTGGAAAATCGTCGGGAAAGCATCGAAGACGTGGATAATTGGTTTACGCAACACCTCGATGTGCCAAATGTCAATTTGTCGCAGTCGCTCGTGAATGAGGACGCGAAAAAGGCGGAATTTTCAAACTATGATGGGAAATTGTATCCCTTTGGGCAGCCACGAGAGCGACAAATGTCCTTGACTGACGAGTTTTTTGCCATTGAGGCGGCGGAAGAGgcgaaaaatcgacaaaaaggTGTCAGGCGATCGAATTCGGAGTCGTCGTATCAATGA